The Helianthus annuus cultivar XRQ/B chromosome 16, HanXRQr2.0-SUNRISE, whole genome shotgun sequence genome includes a window with the following:
- the LOC110920023 gene encoding arogenate dehydratase/prephenate dehydratase 1, chloroplastic-like — MVNSNEVSDCLNLITQAFDQCKKMLNELNVVKVNTEDTAGAAQIVASKGVRDTGAIASSRAAEIYGLHILSKKLEDYSDNVTRFLILAREPIMPGTDKPYKTSIVFTLEEGLGVLFKALAVFSLRDINLSKEVAQVNDRFPNEELDFNFDYDAATFFKQEELWSSDFETVSAMPNNMWSDVGNYEYPEFITLGGELSDFWNLADSGAENWLSGEPSKSQKTDQY, encoded by the exons ATGGTAAATTCAAATGAAGTTAGTGATTGCCTTAACCTTATCACACAGGCGTTTGATCAATGTAAGAAGATGCTGAATGAATTAAATGTTGTTAAAGTGAATACCGAAGATACTGCTGGTGCAGCGCAG ATTGTAGCCTCTAAAGGCGTACGAGACACCGGAGCAATTGCCAGTTCTCGCGCAGCAGAAATATATGGGCTCCATATTCTCTCAAAAAAATTAGAG GATTATTCAGACAATGTCACACGCTTTCTAATTCTAGCTAGGGAGCCTATAATGCCGGGAACTGACAAACCTTATAAG ACAAGTATTGTCTTTACATTAGAAGAAGGCCTGGGAGTATTGTTCAAAGCTTTAGCAGTTTTTTCTCTTAGGGACATCAATTTGTCCAAG GAAGTAGCTCAGGTTAATGATCGTTTTCCGAATGAAGAACTTGatttcaattttgattatgatgcTGCAACTTTTTTTAAGCAGGAAGAACTTTGGAGCTCTGATTTTGAGACAGTTTCTGCAATGCCTAACAATATGTGGAGTGATGTTGGTAACTATGAGTATCCTGAGTTCATTACGCTAGGTGGCGAGTTGTCTGATTTCTGGAATCTAGCCGATTCTGGTGCTGAAAATTGGCTAAGTGGTGAACCTAGCAAGTCGCAGAAAACCGACCAATATTGA
- the LOC110917082 gene encoding (E)-beta-farnesene synthase, with amino-acid sequence MSNFQLSSVSFSSSILPSAVDDNSDTKLDVIRNTMNFSASIWGDQFLTFEEPDDLEMEKKVVEVLKEEVRKELVIKGSSNESLQHMKLIELIDVVQRLGVAYHFEEEIEEALKHIYVTYGEKWVDLNNLHNLSLWFRLLRQQGFNVSSGIFKYHMCEKGNFKESLCEDAQGLLALYEASYMRVEGEKVLDDALEFTKTHLAIIAKDPSCDSLLRAQIQEALKQPLRKRLPRLEAVRYIPIYQQDVSHNEVLLKLAKSDFNVLQSMHKEELSQICKWWKDLDMQKKLPYVRDRLIEGYFWILGVYFEPQHSHTRIFLMKTSMWLIVLDDTYDNYGTYEELKIFTDAVQRWSMSCLDLLPEYMKLIFQELLNHHQEMEESLEKEGKTYQIHYVIEMAKEVLENNLVEAKWLKEGYMPTLEEYMSVSMKTCTYGLMIARSFVGRVDNMVTEDTFKWVATYPPIVKAACLVLRLMDDITTHKEEQERGHVASSIECYQKETGASEKEACEFISNMVEDAWKVINRESLRPTDIPFPLLPSTINFARACDVIYKVNDSYTHARKEMINHIKSLLVHPLAI; translated from the exons ATGTCAAACTTTCAGCTTTCTAGTGTTTCCTTTTCTTCGTCTATCTTACCATCGGCCGTTGATGATAATAGTGACACGAAGCTGGATGTTATCCGCAACACTATGAATTTCAGTGCTAGCATATGGGGGGATCAGTTTCTTACATTTGAAGAG CCAGATGATCTAGAGATGGAGAAGAAAGTAGTTGAAGTGCTCAAAGAAGAAGTAAGAAAGGAGCTAGTGATCAAAGGTTCCTCTAATGAATCACTGCAACATATGAAGTTGATTGAACTTATCGATGTAGTCCAACGCCTTGGCGTTGCCTATCATTTCGAAGAGGAGATCGAGGAAGCCTTGAAACATATATATGTTACATATGGTGAGAAATGGGTGGATCTAAACAACCTACATAACCTTTCTCTTTGGTTCCGACTCCTTCGGCAACAAGGCTTCAACGTTTCATCTG GAATATTCAAGTACCATATGTGTGAGAAGGGAAATTTTAAGGAGTCTTTATGTGAAGATGCTCAAGGATTGCTTGCTTTGTATGAAGCATCTTATATGCGGGTGGAAGGCGAAAAAGTACTAGATGATGCCCTCGAGTTCACTAAAACTCACCTTGCTATCATAGCAAAGGATCCTTCTTGCGACTCTTTATTGAGAGCCCAAATACAAGAAGCACTAAAGCAGCCTCTCCGGAAAAGGTTGCCAAGGCTAGAGGCCGTGCGTTACATACCTATTTACCAACAAGATGTTTCCCACAATGAGGTCTTACTGAAGCTTGCAAAGTCCGATTTTAATGTCCTTCAATCAATGCACAAGGAGGAACTTAGCCAAATTTGCAA ATGGTGGAAAGACTTGGACATGCAAAAGAAACTACCTTATGTTCGAGACAGATTGATAGAAGGCTATTTTTGGATACTGGGGGTCTATTTTGAGCCTCAACATTCTCATACGAGAATATTTTTAATGAAAACCTCCATGTGGTTGATTGTTCTGGATGACACATATGATAACTATGGAACTTATGAAGAACTCAAGATCTTTACTGACGCTGTTCAAAG ATGGTCAATGAGCTGCTTGGATTTGCTTCCAGAGTATATGAAACTAATATTCCAAGAACTTTTGAATCATCACCAAGAAATGGAGGAATCACTTGAAAAGGAAGGAAAAACATACCAGATCCACTATGTGATAGAGATG GCAAAAGAGGTGCTTGAAAACAACTTAGTTGAAGCTAAATGGTTAAAAGAGGGGTACATGCCAACTCTTGAAGAGTACATGTCTGTTTCAATGAAGACTTGTACCTACGGCTTGATGATAGCGAGATCCTTTGTTGGCAGGGTTGATAATATGGTCACTGAAGACACCTTCAAATGGGTCGCCACATATCCTCCTATTGTTAAAGCTGCATGTTTGGTTTTAAGGCTAATGGATGATATTACCACCCACAAG GAGGAGCAAGAAAGAGGCCATGTAGCTTCAAGCATCGAGTGCTACCAAAAAGAAACTGGTGCATCCGAGAAGGAAGCATGTGAATTCATCTCTAACATGGTTGAAGATGCATGGAAAGTTATAAATCGAGAGTCGCTCAGACCAACCGACATCCCATTTCCTCTACTACCGTCCACAATCAACTTTGCTCGTGCGTGTGACGTCATATATAAAGTCAACGACAGCTACACTCATGCTAGGAAGGAGATGATAAATCACATTAAATCGCTATTGGTTCACCCATTAGCTATTTAA